One region of Streptomyces capillispiralis genomic DNA includes:
- a CDS encoding PAS domain-containing protein, producing the protein MSASRRKGTTDELGPDEPEPAREGSDGSDLLAALLDGMDAALCALDADGVVTHWNREAERILGWTAAEAVGRRGFAGWAVRSADAEEVEARLMSAMDAPGRQVNEFALLTKDGGRVLVRTQSAAVRGPDGKPAGVYCAFSEVHAQIDLERSIALSEALLEDASWGVVLVDADLRPAVVNAHAARALGAGRTSVLGRPLGDLLAQGVEELESALTHVLAEGAPPAPAELWVSVRTPEGERRRCWRSGFVRLASPLAEEPVPLGVGWMFQDVTDARQGEQEASLLRFRAQQLHRAARAAAECEDPAEAATVHLDFALAGFADHALIDRVADPAASAEAEGAARARLVRIAATPSGGAPGPSRLAGQAGLPVRYGEGHPALQSVERSGTVRASAGSVGAERARAWAVSRQWPADTVHALCTVLRSRGRTLGAVTFLRGAGRTAFERADTMYAEDVAAHIATALDLSALLGPGD; encoded by the coding sequence GTGAGTGCTTCCCGGCGTAAGGGGACCACCGACGAGCTGGGGCCGGACGAGCCCGAGCCCGCGCGGGAGGGTTCGGACGGCTCCGATCTGCTCGCCGCGCTGCTGGACGGCATGGACGCCGCCCTGTGCGCGCTCGACGCGGACGGGGTCGTGACGCACTGGAACCGCGAGGCGGAGCGGATCCTCGGGTGGACCGCGGCCGAGGCGGTGGGCCGGCGCGGGTTCGCCGGGTGGGCCGTGCGCAGCGCGGACGCCGAGGAGGTCGAGGCGCGGCTGATGTCGGCCATGGACGCGCCGGGCCGGCAGGTGAACGAGTTCGCGCTGCTGACGAAGGACGGCGGCCGGGTGCTGGTGCGCACCCAGTCCGCCGCCGTGCGCGGGCCGGACGGGAAGCCGGCGGGGGTGTACTGCGCGTTCAGCGAGGTGCACGCGCAGATCGACCTGGAGCGGTCGATCGCGCTGAGTGAGGCACTGCTGGAGGACGCGAGCTGGGGCGTCGTCCTGGTCGACGCCGATCTGCGGCCCGCGGTGGTGAACGCGCACGCCGCGCGGGCGCTCGGCGCGGGCCGGACGTCCGTACTGGGGCGTCCGCTGGGGGATCTGCTGGCGCAGGGCGTGGAGGAACTGGAGAGCGCGCTCACCCATGTCCTCGCGGAGGGCGCGCCGCCCGCGCCCGCCGAGCTGTGGGTGAGTGTGCGCACGCCGGAGGGCGAACGGCGCAGGTGCTGGCGCAGCGGCTTCGTGCGGCTGGCCTCCCCGCTCGCGGAGGAGCCGGTTCCGCTCGGGGTCGGCTGGATGTTCCAGGACGTGACCGACGCCCGGCAGGGCGAGCAGGAGGCGTCGCTGCTGCGCTTCCGCGCGCAGCAGCTGCACCGCGCGGCGCGCGCGGCCGCGGAGTGCGAGGACCCGGCGGAGGCGGCGACGGTCCACCTGGACTTCGCGCTCGCCGGGTTCGCCGACCACGCGCTGATCGACCGCGTGGCCGACCCCGCCGCGAGCGCGGAGGCGGAGGGGGCCGCGCGGGCGCGGCTGGTGCGGATCGCCGCCACCCCCTCCGGCGGCGCCCCGGGGCCCAGCCGGCTCGCCGGGCAGGCGGGGCTGCCGGTGCGGTACGGCGAGGGGCACCCGGCGCTGCAGAGCGTGGAGCGCTCCGGGACGGTGCGGGCGAGCGCGGGGTCCGTGGGCGCCGAGCGGGCCCGAGCCTGGGCGGTGTCCCGGCAGTGGCCGGCGGACACGGTGCACGCCCTGTGCACGGTGCTGCGCAGCCGGGGCCGCACGCTCGGTGCCGTGACGTTTCTGCGCGGCGCGGGCCGCACGGCGTTCGAACGCGCGGACACCATGTACGCGGAGGACGTCGCCGCCCACATCGCCACGGCCCTGGACCTGTCCGCCCTCCTCGGCCCCGGGGACTGA
- a CDS encoding metal-dependent transcriptional regulator, whose translation MSGLIDTTEMYLRTILELEEEGVVPMRARIAERLDQSGPTVSQTVARMERDGLVSVASDRHLELTEEGRRLATRVMRKHRLAECLLVDVIGLEWEQVHAEACRWEHVMSEAVERRVLELLRHPTESPYGNPIPGLEELGEKDGADPFLDEGMVSLADLDPGAEGKTVVVRRIGEPIQTDAQLMYTLRRAGVQPGSVVSVTESAGGVLVGSSGEAAELESDVASHVFVAKP comes from the coding sequence ATGTCCGGACTGATCGACACCACGGAGATGTATCTCCGCACCATCCTCGAGCTGGAGGAGGAAGGTGTGGTCCCCATGCGCGCCCGGATCGCCGAGCGGCTCGACCAGAGCGGGCCCACGGTCAGCCAGACGGTGGCGCGGATGGAGCGCGACGGCCTGGTGTCCGTCGCCTCCGACCGGCACCTGGAGCTCACGGAGGAGGGCCGCCGGCTGGCCACCCGCGTGATGCGCAAGCACCGCCTCGCCGAGTGTCTGCTGGTCGACGTGATCGGCCTGGAGTGGGAGCAGGTCCACGCCGAGGCGTGCCGCTGGGAGCACGTGATGAGCGAGGCCGTGGAGCGCCGTGTGCTGGAGCTGCTGCGGCACCCGACCGAGTCGCCGTACGGCAACCCGATCCCGGGCCTGGAGGAGCTGGGCGAGAAGGACGGCGCCGACCCGTTCCTGGACGAGGGCATGGTCTCGCTGGCCGATCTCGACCCGGGCGCCGAGGGCAAGACGGTCGTGGTGCGCCGGATCGGCGAGCCGATCCAGACGGACGCGCAGCTGATGTACACGCTGCGCCGGGCCGGTGTGCAGCCCGGCTCGGTGGTGAGCGTGACGGAGTCGGCGGGCGGGGTGCTGGTGGGCAGCAGCGGCGAGGCCGCCGAGCTGGAGTCGGACGTGGCCTCCCACGTCTTCGTCGCCAAGCCCTGA
- a CDS encoding helix-turn-helix domain-containing protein, which produces MHPPLPFSARAARILREKVGMAPGHVAYGMRASYGMTHVTPDHITAWERGLAVPDAHELTALAGALWCAPRDLMGAPRTLREHRIARGVAPEDVARATGLTLRAYLAMEETGRWTGGRRESALLGAVLGLPPRALLSITGGEEELARLLTEAVSTRWQAHIRDIADLLSLERRELKSTLRALHDEYQTLMAATLSRAGGAASGENGRRYLDEIVHHFWTRFENR; this is translated from the coding sequence GTGCATCCTCCACTCCCCTTCAGCGCACGCGCCGCCCGCATCCTGCGCGAGAAGGTCGGGATGGCCCCCGGCCACGTCGCCTACGGCATGCGCGCCTCCTACGGAATGACCCACGTCACCCCCGACCACATCACCGCCTGGGAACGCGGCCTCGCCGTCCCCGACGCCCACGAACTCACCGCCCTGGCCGGTGCCCTGTGGTGCGCGCCCCGCGACCTCATGGGGGCCCCGCGCACCCTGCGGGAGCACCGCATCGCGCGCGGGGTCGCCCCCGAGGACGTCGCCCGCGCGACCGGTCTCACCCTGCGCGCCTACCTCGCCATGGAGGAGACCGGCCGCTGGACCGGCGGCCGGCGCGAGTCGGCCCTCCTCGGAGCCGTCCTCGGGCTCCCGCCACGGGCCCTGCTCTCCATCACCGGCGGCGAGGAGGAGCTGGCCCGGCTGCTCACCGAGGCCGTCTCCACCCGCTGGCAGGCCCACATCCGCGACATCGCCGACCTGCTCTCCCTGGAGCGCCGCGAGCTGAAGAGCACGCTGCGCGCCCTGCACGACGAGTACCAGACGCTCATGGCGGCCACCCTCAGCCGGGCCGGCGGCGCCGCGTCCGGCGAGAACGGGCGGCGCTACCTCGACGAGATCGTCCACCACTTCTGGACCCGGTTCGAGAACCGCTGA
- the pdxH gene encoding pyridoxamine 5'-phosphate oxidase, protein MRQDDGVTDRDAAPMDLASMRKQYRSEGLSETDLAATPVEQFARWFRQAATDGGLFEPNAMIVSTADAAGRPSSRTVLLKHFDDDGFVFYTNYDSRKGRDLAENPHVSLLFPWHPMARQVIVTGTARRTGRDETAAYFRTRPHGSQLGAWASGQSSVIAGRAELDASYADLAARYPEHEQVPVPPHWGGFRVVPRAVEFWQGRENRLHDRLRYVAGAGGGWRVERLSP, encoded by the coding sequence ATGCGGCAGGATGACGGCGTGACCGACCGCGACGCCGCCCCCATGGATCTCGCCTCGATGCGCAAGCAGTACCGGAGCGAGGGGCTCTCCGAGACCGATCTGGCCGCCACCCCCGTCGAGCAGTTCGCGCGCTGGTTCCGGCAGGCCGCGACGGACGGCGGCCTGTTCGAGCCGAACGCCATGATCGTCTCGACGGCGGACGCGGCGGGCCGGCCCAGCTCCCGCACGGTGCTGCTGAAGCACTTCGACGACGACGGTTTCGTCTTCTACACCAACTACGACTCCCGCAAGGGCCGGGACCTGGCCGAGAACCCGCACGTCTCGCTGCTGTTCCCCTGGCATCCGATGGCCCGGCAGGTCATCGTCACCGGGACCGCGCGCCGCACCGGCCGCGACGAGACGGCCGCCTACTTCCGCACCCGGCCGCACGGCTCCCAGCTGGGCGCGTGGGCCAGCGGCCAGTCATCGGTGATCGCCGGCCGCGCGGAGCTCGACGCGTCCTACGCCGACCTGGCGGCCCGCTACCCGGAGCACGAGCAGGTGCCGGTACCGCCCCACTGGGGCGGCTTCCGGGTGGTCCCGCGCGCGGTGGAGTTCTGGCAGGGCAGGGAGAACCGGCTGCACGACCGCCTGCGGTACGTCGCCGGGGCGGGCGGGGGCTGGCGGGTGGAGAGGCTGAGCCCGTGA
- a CDS encoding citrate synthase 2, which produces MSDFVPGLEGVVAFETEIAEPDKEGGALRYRGVDIEDLVGHVSFGNVWGLLVDGAFNPGLPPAEPFPIPVHSGDIRVDVQSALAMLAPVWGLKPLLDIDAGQARDDLARAAVMALSYVAQSARGQGRPMVPQREIDKAESVVERFMIRWRGEPDPRHVAAVDAYWTSAAEHGMNASTFTARVIASTGADVAAALSGAVGAMSGPLHGGAPSRVLGMIEEIERTGDAEAYVKQALDRGERLMGFGHRVYRAEDPRARVLRRTARELGAPRFEVAEALEKAALAELHARRPDRVLATNVEFWAAIVLDFAEVPAHMFTSMFTCARTAGWSAHILEQKRTGRLVRPSARYIGPGSRDPREIGGYADIAH; this is translated from the coding sequence ATGTCCGACTTCGTACCCGGGCTCGAAGGAGTCGTCGCGTTCGAGACGGAGATCGCCGAACCCGACAAGGAGGGCGGCGCCCTGCGGTACCGGGGCGTCGACATCGAGGACCTGGTCGGTCACGTGTCCTTCGGCAACGTCTGGGGGCTGCTCGTCGACGGGGCGTTCAACCCCGGACTGCCGCCCGCCGAGCCGTTCCCGATCCCCGTGCACTCCGGCGACATCCGCGTCGACGTGCAGTCCGCGCTGGCCATGCTGGCCCCCGTGTGGGGCCTGAAACCGCTGCTCGACATCGACGCCGGGCAGGCCCGCGACGACCTCGCCCGCGCCGCCGTCATGGCCCTGTCGTACGTCGCCCAGTCCGCGCGCGGCCAGGGCCGGCCCATGGTGCCGCAGCGCGAGATCGACAAGGCGGAGTCCGTCGTCGAGCGGTTCATGATCCGCTGGCGCGGCGAGCCCGACCCGCGGCACGTCGCCGCCGTCGACGCGTACTGGACGTCGGCCGCCGAGCACGGCATGAACGCCTCCACGTTCACCGCGCGGGTCATCGCCTCGACCGGCGCGGACGTCGCGGCGGCCCTCTCGGGCGCCGTCGGCGCCATGTCCGGCCCGCTGCACGGCGGCGCGCCCTCGCGCGTGCTGGGCATGATCGAGGAGATCGAGCGCACCGGGGACGCCGAGGCGTACGTCAAACAGGCCCTCGACCGGGGCGAACGGCTGATGGGCTTCGGCCACCGCGTCTACCGCGCGGAGGACCCCCGCGCCCGCGTGCTGCGCCGCACGGCCCGTGAGCTGGGCGCCCCGCGCTTCGAGGTCGCCGAGGCGCTGGAGAAGGCCGCGCTGGCGGAACTGCACGCCCGCCGCCCCGACCGGGTCCTCGCCACCAACGTCGAGTTCTGGGCCGCCATCGTGCTGGACTTCGCCGAGGTCCCGGCCCACATGTTCACCTCGATGTTCACCTGCGCCCGTACGGCGGGCTGGTCGGCGCACATCCTGGAGCAGAAGCGCACCGGCCGCCTGGTCCGGCCCTCGGCGCGCTACATCGGCCCCGGCAGCCGCGACCCGCGCGAGATCGGGGGGTACGCGGACATCGCCCACTGA
- a CDS encoding SIS domain-containing protein, with protein sequence MSDRTPAGQFLDAAIGLLRRIRDEEAGSVAAAGTLLADTVEGGGRLFAFGAGHSSLAAQDVVYRAGGLALMNLLTVPGMVGVDVMPATLGSALERVDGLASVVLDSSPLRAGDTLVIVSLSGRNALPVEMAMKARELGVKVIGVTSVAYAAQTTSRHSSGTFLKDHCDVVLDSGIAVGDAELTLDTVPAPFAPASTVVTSALLQAVVATAAAALADRGIEPPLLRSGNVDGGTEWNARVLEQYADRIFYQH encoded by the coding sequence ATGAGCGACCGCACGCCCGCCGGTCAGTTCCTCGACGCCGCGATCGGCCTGCTGCGGCGGATCCGCGACGAGGAGGCGGGGTCCGTCGCGGCGGCGGGCACGCTGCTCGCCGACACGGTCGAGGGCGGCGGCCGTCTGTTCGCCTTCGGCGCCGGGCACTCCTCGCTCGCCGCGCAGGACGTCGTCTACCGCGCGGGCGGGCTCGCCCTGATGAACCTGCTCACCGTCCCGGGCATGGTCGGCGTCGACGTCATGCCGGCCACCCTGGGGTCCGCGCTGGAGCGCGTCGACGGGCTCGCGAGCGTCGTCCTGGACTCCTCGCCCCTCCGCGCGGGCGACACGCTGGTGATCGTCTCCCTGTCCGGGCGCAACGCGCTGCCCGTGGAGATGGCCATGAAGGCCCGCGAGCTGGGCGTGAAGGTCATCGGCGTGACCTCGGTGGCGTACGCGGCGCAGACCACCTCGCGGCACTCCTCCGGGACGTTCCTGAAGGACCACTGCGATGTCGTCCTGGACTCGGGGATCGCGGTCGGGGACGCGGAGCTGACGCTCGACACCGTGCCCGCGCCCTTCGCGCCCGCGTCCACGGTCGTCACCTCCGCGCTCCTCCAGGCCGTCGTGGCCACCGCCGCCGCCGCCCTCGCCGACCGGGGCATCGAGCCCCCGCTCCTGCGCTCGGGCAACGTGGACGGCGGCACCGAGTGGAACGCCCGCGTCCTGGAGCAGTACGCCGACCGGATCTTCTACCAGCACTGA
- a CDS encoding ABC transporter ATP-binding protein yields the protein MVGTVAVRVRGLWKRFGQQVAVGGVDLELPAGRFIGLVGPNGAGKTTTLSMVTGLLRPDQGTVEIAGHDVWRDPVEVKARIGVLPEGLRLFERLSGRELLAYTGRLRGLPGAEVDKRATQLLDVLDLAGAQHKLVVDYSTGMRKKIGLAAALLHNPEVLFLDEPFEGVDPVSAQTIRGVLERYTASGATVVFSSHVMELVESLCDWVAVMAAGRIRAHGPLAEVRGDAPSLQRAFLELVGADGRDTGSDLDWLGGGSR from the coding sequence ATCGTGGGGACTGTGGCCGTACGGGTGCGGGGGCTCTGGAAGCGGTTCGGGCAGCAGGTCGCCGTGGGCGGGGTGGACCTGGAGCTGCCCGCGGGACGGTTCATCGGACTGGTCGGGCCCAACGGGGCCGGGAAGACCACCACGTTGTCCATGGTGACCGGGCTGCTGCGGCCCGATCAGGGCACGGTCGAGATCGCCGGGCACGACGTGTGGCGGGACCCGGTCGAGGTCAAGGCCCGGATCGGGGTGCTGCCGGAGGGGCTGCGGCTGTTCGAGCGGCTGTCGGGCCGTGAACTGCTCGCCTACACGGGCCGGTTGCGCGGGCTGCCCGGCGCCGAGGTCGACAAGCGGGCCACCCAGCTGCTCGACGTCCTCGACCTGGCCGGCGCCCAGCACAAGCTCGTCGTCGACTACTCGACCGGCATGCGCAAGAAGATCGGCCTGGCCGCCGCCCTGCTGCACAACCCCGAAGTCCTCTTCCTCGACGAGCCGTTCGAGGGGGTCGACCCCGTCTCCGCTCAGACCATCCGGGGCGTCCTGGAGCGGTACACGGCGTCCGGCGCCACGGTCGTGTTCTCCTCCCACGTCATGGAGCTCGTCGAGTCGCTGTGCGACTGGGTGGCGGTGATGGCCGCGGGCCGGATCCGCGCCCACGGCCCGCTCGCCGAGGTGCGCGGCGACGCGCCCTCGCTGCAACGGGCGTTCCTGGAACTCGTCGGCGCGGACGGCCGCGACACCGGCTCGGACCTGGACTGGCTCGGCGGGGGCTCCCGGTGA
- a CDS encoding NCS2 family permease codes for MKTMTTGQADPAPPRGDGALDRFFRISERGSTYGREIRGGFATFFTMAYILVLNPIILGSTEDKFGDKLDPAQLATATTLVAAVMTLIMGVAGNLPLALAAGLGLNAVVAFQIAPLMSWDDAMGLVVLEGLLICVLVLTGLREAVMHAIPQPLKQAISVGIGMFIAFIGFVDSGFVTRIPDAANTTVPVQLGTGSLTGWPMLVFCLGVLLTVVLMARKVRGAILISIVAMTVLAVVINELADVKSWGLTAPELPDKPVAAPDFGLLGQFDLLGSFGQISVLTVVLLIFTLILSDFFDTMGTVVGVTAEAGLLDERGQVPGLGRVLLIDSAAAVAGGASSASSATTYIESAAGVGEGARTGFANLVTGGLFALALFFTPVLTIVPMQAASPALIAVGFLMMTQVRHIDWNRYELAVPAFLTIVVMPFTYSISNGIGAGFIAYVVIKACLGKAREVHWLLWGTAALFLAYFAIEPVKQLLGI; via the coding sequence ATGAAGACCATGACGACCGGCCAGGCCGACCCCGCACCCCCCAGGGGCGACGGCGCCCTCGACCGGTTCTTCCGCATCAGTGAACGCGGATCGACGTACGGCCGTGAGATACGCGGTGGATTCGCGACGTTCTTCACGATGGCGTACATCCTCGTGCTGAACCCGATCATCCTCGGCAGCACCGAGGACAAGTTCGGTGACAAGCTCGATCCGGCCCAGCTGGCGACCGCCACGACGCTGGTGGCGGCCGTGATGACGCTCATCATGGGTGTGGCAGGCAATCTGCCGCTCGCCCTGGCAGCGGGCCTGGGTCTGAACGCCGTCGTCGCCTTCCAGATCGCTCCCCTGATGAGCTGGGACGACGCGATGGGGCTCGTCGTGCTCGAGGGTCTGCTGATCTGCGTGCTGGTGCTGACCGGTCTGCGCGAGGCCGTCATGCACGCCATCCCGCAACCGCTCAAGCAGGCCATCAGCGTCGGCATCGGCATGTTCATCGCGTTCATCGGCTTCGTGGACTCCGGGTTCGTCACGCGCATCCCCGACGCGGCCAACACCACCGTGCCCGTCCAGCTCGGCACCGGCAGCCTCACCGGCTGGCCCATGCTCGTGTTCTGCCTCGGCGTGCTGCTGACGGTCGTCCTCATGGCCCGCAAGGTGCGCGGCGCCATCCTCATCAGCATCGTGGCGATGACCGTCCTCGCCGTCGTCATCAACGAGCTGGCCGACGTCAAGTCCTGGGGCCTGACCGCGCCCGAGCTGCCGGACAAGCCCGTCGCCGCGCCCGACTTCGGGCTCCTGGGCCAGTTCGACCTGCTGGGCTCGTTCGGGCAGATCAGCGTGCTCACCGTCGTCCTGCTGATCTTCACGCTGATCCTGTCCGACTTCTTCGACACCATGGGCACGGTCGTCGGCGTCACCGCCGAGGCCGGACTGCTCGACGAGCGCGGGCAGGTCCCCGGTCTGGGCCGGGTCCTGCTCATCGACAGCGCGGCGGCCGTCGCGGGCGGCGCGAGTTCGGCCTCGTCGGCCACCACCTACATCGAGTCCGCGGCCGGTGTCGGCGAGGGCGCCAGGACCGGCTTCGCCAACCTCGTCACCGGCGGCCTGTTCGCGCTCGCCCTCTTCTTCACCCCGGTGCTGACCATCGTGCCGATGCAGGCCGCCTCCCCCGCCCTCATCGCGGTGGGCTTCCTGATGATGACGCAGGTCAGGCACATCGACTGGAACCGCTACGAGCTCGCCGTCCCGGCGTTCCTGACCATCGTCGTCATGCCGTTCACCTACTCCATCAGCAACGGCATCGGCGCGGGTTTCATCGCCTACGTGGTCATCAAGGCGTGCCTGGGCAAGGCGCGTGAGGTGCACTGGCTGCTCTGGGGCACCGCCGCGCTGTTCCTGGCCTACTTCGCCATCGAGCCGGTGAAGCAACTTCTGGGCATCTGA
- a CDS encoding TetR/AcrR family transcriptional regulator, producing the protein MGGVSTADRAERVPKQDRSRATRQRLLEAAVACLAEHGWAGSTVSVVAERAGVSRGAAQHHFPTREDLFTAAVEYVAEERSTALRALFPEGARADDRRAVIAALVDLYTGPLFRAALHLWVAASNEEQLRPRVTELESRVGRETHRIAVDLLGADESRPGVRETVQGLLDMARGLGLANLLTDDGARRERVVAQWAALLDEALG; encoded by the coding sequence ATGGGTGGTGTGAGCACGGCCGACCGTGCCGAACGAGTCCCCAAGCAGGACCGCAGCCGGGCCACCCGGCAGCGGCTCCTGGAGGCCGCCGTGGCCTGCCTCGCCGAACACGGCTGGGCGGGCTCCACGGTCTCCGTCGTCGCCGAACGCGCGGGCGTCTCCCGGGGAGCCGCCCAGCACCACTTCCCGACCCGCGAGGACCTGTTCACGGCCGCCGTCGAGTACGTCGCCGAGGAACGCTCCACCGCCCTGCGCGCCCTGTTCCCCGAGGGCGCCCGGGCCGACGACCGCCGCGCGGTGATCGCCGCACTGGTCGACCTCTACACCGGCCCGCTCTTCCGCGCCGCCCTGCACCTGTGGGTGGCCGCCTCCAACGAGGAGCAACTGCGGCCGCGCGTGACCGAACTGGAGTCACGCGTCGGCCGCGAGACCCACCGCATCGCCGTCGACCTGCTCGGCGCCGACGAGTCCCGCCCCGGCGTCCGCGAGACCGTCCAGGGCCTCCTCGACATGGCCCGCGGCCTCGGTCTCGCCAACCTCCTCACGGACGACGGGGCCCGCCGGGAGCGGGTGGTGGCGCAGTGGGCGGCGCTGCTGGACGAGGCGCTGGGCTGA
- a CDS encoding transporter, translating to MSAPAITPVVVRLKLSLLRNGLRQSGGRRAAYIASAVVVLLFAALQLIGLVALRGFDHVESLVVLLVAVLGLGWAVMPLFFPGGDETLDPTRLVMLPLRPRPLVRALLVGSLVGIGPLFTLCLLTGSVIAVAHGGAAFAVGVLAVPLALLVCVALARAVATANVRLLTSRKGRDLAVLSGLVIAVGAQVVNFGAQRLGSSGLEQLDPAARVVRWLPPASALGAVHSAGEGSYGVAAAQLALSGAALAGLLVLWSRSLTRLMTSPDGSTLQAQDSRVRERGAGGLARLLPPGRTGTVMERTLRYVWRDPKTKAAWVTSLAVGLIVPVFNAWQGTGSVYFACFAAGMLGIQMYNQFGQDTSAFWMVAMTISSTRDAYVELRARALALLLVTLPYAALVTVLTTAMLGDWARLPEALGLSFALLGAMLATGAWTSARFPYSIPQEGYKNVAPGQTGLAWISIFGGMVAAAVLCAPVIALTVWLNVSEAGHGLLWLLLPGGTVYGAGLALVGLRLAAPLTVRRLPEILTAVSKG from the coding sequence GTGAGCGCCCCCGCGATCACCCCGGTCGTCGTCCGGCTGAAGCTGTCCCTGCTGCGCAACGGGCTGCGGCAGTCGGGCGGCCGCCGGGCGGCGTACATCGCCTCGGCGGTCGTGGTGCTGCTGTTCGCCGCGCTCCAGCTGATCGGGCTGGTCGCGCTGCGCGGCTTCGACCACGTCGAGTCGCTGGTGGTGCTCCTCGTGGCGGTACTGGGGCTGGGCTGGGCGGTGATGCCGCTGTTCTTCCCCGGCGGCGACGAGACGCTCGACCCGACGCGGCTGGTGATGCTGCCGCTGCGGCCGAGGCCGCTGGTGCGGGCCCTGCTCGTGGGCTCGCTGGTCGGCATCGGGCCGCTGTTCACGCTGTGTCTGCTCACCGGTTCGGTGATCGCCGTCGCGCACGGAGGGGCGGCGTTCGCGGTGGGCGTGCTCGCCGTCCCGCTGGCGCTGCTGGTGTGCGTGGCGCTCGCGCGGGCGGTCGCCACCGCCAACGTACGGCTGCTCACCAGCCGCAAGGGGCGGGACCTCGCGGTGCTCAGCGGACTGGTGATCGCGGTCGGCGCGCAGGTGGTCAACTTCGGCGCGCAGCGGCTCGGTTCGTCCGGTCTGGAGCAGCTGGACCCGGCGGCGCGGGTGGTGCGGTGGCTGCCGCCTGCGTCGGCGCTCGGCGCGGTGCACTCGGCGGGCGAGGGGTCGTACGGCGTCGCCGCCGCGCAACTCGCGCTGAGCGGCGCGGCGTTGGCGGGGCTGCTGGTGCTGTGGTCGCGGTCGCTGACCCGGTTGATGACCTCGCCGGACGGCTCCACCCTCCAGGCCCAGGACTCCCGGGTCCGTGAGCGCGGGGCGGGCGGGCTCGCCCGGCTGCTGCCCCCGGGCCGTACCGGCACGGTCATGGAGCGCACCCTGCGCTACGTCTGGCGCGACCCCAAGACGAAGGCCGCGTGGGTGACCTCGCTGGCGGTCGGGCTGATCGTGCCGGTGTTCAACGCCTGGCAGGGCACCGGCTCGGTCTACTTCGCCTGCTTCGCCGCCGGGATGCTCGGCATCCAGATGTACAACCAGTTCGGGCAGGACACCTCCGCGTTCTGGATGGTCGCGATGACGATCTCCTCGACCCGGGACGCGTACGTCGAGCTGCGCGCCCGCGCGCTGGCACTGCTGCTGGTCACCCTGCCGTACGCCGCGCTGGTCACCGTGCTGACGACGGCGATGCTGGGGGACTGGGCGCGGCTGCCGGAGGCGCTGGGGCTGTCCTTCGCGCTGCTCGGCGCGATGCTCGCGACGGGTGCGTGGACGTCGGCCCGCTTTCCGTACTCCATCCCGCAGGAGGGGTACAAGAACGTGGCCCCGGGGCAGACCGGGCTGGCCTGGATCTCGATCTTCGGTGGCATGGTCGCGGCGGCGGTGCTGTGCGCGCCGGTCATCGCGCTCACGGTCTGGCTGAACGTGAGCGAGGCGGGGCACGGGCTGCTGTGGCTGCTGCTGCCGGGGGGCACGGTGTACGGCGCGGGGCTGGCGCTGGTGGGGCTGCGGCTGGCGGCGCCGCTGACGGTGCGGCGGCTGCCGGAGATTCTCACGGCGGTCAGCAAGGGTTGA
- a CDS encoding alpha/beta fold hydrolase, with amino-acid sequence MARRIDVTGADGVRLAAWEFGDPPKDGADPEARNTPGVLLLHGLMGRASHWASTARRLSARYRAVALDQRGHGRSDKPPQASFTRDAYVDDAEAALEQLGLGPTVLIGHAMGALTAWQLAAKRPDLVRGLVVCDMRASALGAASQRVWAEWFKAWPVPFATLADVRKWFGEDDPWVERPNPARGEFYAEVMAESPDGWRPVFDTDQMLRSRETWVYDAHWEELAQVRCPALVVRGLDGELGRAEAQEMVRVLPRGQYAEVADAGHLVHYDQPETWLSAIEPFLESLDED; translated from the coding sequence ATGGCGCGACGCATCGACGTGACCGGGGCGGACGGCGTACGGCTCGCCGCCTGGGAGTTCGGCGACCCGCCCAAGGACGGGGCCGACCCGGAGGCGCGGAACACCCCGGGCGTGCTGTTACTCCACGGCCTGATGGGCCGCGCCTCGCACTGGGCGTCCACCGCCCGCCGGCTCTCCGCGCGCTACCGCGCGGTCGCCCTGGACCAGCGCGGCCACGGCCGCAGCGACAAGCCCCCGCAGGCCTCCTTCACCCGTGACGCCTACGTCGACGACGCCGAGGCCGCCCTGGAACAGCTCGGCCTCGGCCCCACCGTCCTCATCGGCCACGCCATGGGCGCGCTGACCGCCTGGCAGCTGGCCGCCAAGCGGCCCGACCTGGTCCGCGGACTGGTCGTCTGCGACATGCGGGCCTCCGCCCTGGGAGCGGCGTCGCAGCGTGTGTGGGCCGAGTGGTTCAAGGCCTGGCCGGTCCCGTTCGCCACGCTCGCCGACGTCCGCAAGTGGTTCGGGGAGGACGACCCCTGGGTGGAGCGGCCCAACCCGGCGCGCGGCGAGTTCTACGCCGAGGTGATGGCCGAGTCCCCCGACGGCTGGCGTCCGGTGTTCGACACCGACCAGATGCTCCGCTCCCGCGAGACATGGGTGTACGACGCGCACTGGGAGGAGCTGGCCCAGGTGCGCTGCCCCGCCCTGGTGGTCCGCGGCCTCGACGGCGAGCTGGGCCGCGCGGAGGCCCAGGAGATGGTGCGTGTCCTGCCCCGCGGCCAGTACGCGGAAGTGGCCGACGCCGGCCACCTCGTCCACTACGACCAGCCGGAAACCTGGCTCTCCGCCATCGAACCCTTCCTGGAATCCCTCGACGAGGACTGA